The Mercenaria mercenaria strain notata chromosome 8, MADL_Memer_1, whole genome shotgun sequence genome has a segment encoding these proteins:
- the LOC123565599 gene encoding uncharacterized protein LOC123565599, with translation MKTRKSVHILFLWLSQIFKDLSPADAATTPLSTTNLSCYDCTESFKYVWEPYTACQYYPQSTPLRPCLGVEMYCMVERVTYKSVTVSIKRSCTQECWHGCYASGFGLTKLKCTSCCLEPGCNVGDVACRTVAGIYLTFAIFLILIDFHFHFIV, from the exons ATGAAAACTAGAAAATctgttcacattttatttttatggcTATCTCAAATTTTCAAAG ATCTCAGTCCAGCAGATGCTGCTACAACCCCATTGAGTACCACGAATTTATCGTGCTATGATTGTACCGAGTCGTTTAAATACGTGTGGGAGCCTTATACAGCATGCCAGTACTATCCACAGAGTACCCCGCTCCGCCCCTGCCTTGGTGTAGAGATGTACTGCATG GTTGAACGTGTCACCTACAAGTCTGTCACTGTGAGCATCAAACGGAGTTGTACCCAGGAGTGTTGGCATGGATGTTACGCCTCGGGATTCGGACTCACAAAACTTAAATGCACATCATGTTGCCTAGAACCGGGTTGTAATGTTGGAGATGTCGCTTGCAGGACTGTAGCTGGAATATATTTGACATTTGCCATTTTTCTGATTttgattgattttcatttccattttatAGTGTGA